Proteins co-encoded in one Aggregicoccus sp. 17bor-14 genomic window:
- a CDS encoding DUF2378 family protein produces the protein MTPRLVFQPTMQSLLHALGPRLDAGCAARLLQVGVNTEAPLLDAYPVSVFAAALRVAAGALAPGLPEEEGVRRVGRCFVQRFSETRLGRAGLTLARLMGPEYLVRHFGQAIRLGDNYTQVHAQQQAPRHFLVTVHPAQLPGFYVGLFEEGLRALGASAVEAQLHALHGEGFVFSVRWS, from the coding sequence GTGACTCCGCGCCTCGTCTTTCAACCCACCATGCAGAGCCTGCTGCATGCGCTCGGCCCCCGGCTCGACGCCGGCTGCGCGGCGCGGCTGCTCCAGGTGGGGGTGAACACGGAGGCCCCGCTGCTGGACGCCTACCCCGTCTCCGTCTTCGCTGCCGCGCTGCGCGTAGCGGCCGGGGCGCTGGCGCCCGGACTCCCGGAGGAGGAGGGCGTGCGGCGCGTGGGCCGCTGCTTCGTCCAGCGCTTCAGCGAGACGCGGCTCGGCCGCGCGGGGCTCACCCTGGCGAGGCTGATGGGCCCCGAGTACCTCGTGCGCCACTTCGGCCAGGCCATCCGCCTGGGCGACAACTACACGCAGGTGCACGCGCAGCAGCAGGCGCCGCGGCACTTCCTGGTGACGGTGCATCCCGCGCAGCTGCCCGGCTTCTACGTGGGCTTGTTCGAGGAGGGCCTGCGCGCCCTGGGCGCGAGCGCGGTGGAGGCCCAGCTGCACGCGCTGCACGGCGAGGGCTTCGTCTTCTCGGTTCGCTGGAGCTGA
- a CDS encoding 2-phosphosulfolactate phosphatase gives MSARKTVAIHCFQDGAAPSFSRSKGHAIVAVDVIRATTTAVTALAAGRRCFPVATVDAAVRRARQLASPLLVGELGGNMPYGFDLTNSPAALAARTDVGRPMVLLSTSGTPLICAPGTSQPTYVACLRNYRVQARHLAAHHDAVTVIGAGARGEFREEDQLCCAWIAEQLLRLGHEPEDERTRALVERWSGAPVEALLCSASVAYLRRTGQLADLEFVLSHVDDVGEVYRRCGRELVRAPVLPLPLTRSLEHAQA, from the coding sequence ATGAGCGCACGCAAGACGGTCGCGATCCACTGCTTCCAGGACGGCGCCGCCCCCTCCTTCTCCAGGTCGAAGGGCCACGCCATCGTGGCCGTGGACGTCATCCGGGCGACGACCACGGCCGTCACCGCCCTCGCCGCCGGCCGCCGCTGCTTCCCCGTCGCGACGGTGGACGCCGCGGTCCGGCGCGCCCGGCAGCTCGCGAGCCCGCTCCTGGTCGGCGAGCTCGGCGGGAACATGCCGTACGGCTTCGACCTCACCAACAGCCCGGCGGCGCTGGCGGCGCGCACGGACGTGGGGCGGCCCATGGTCCTGCTCTCCACCTCCGGCACCCCGCTCATCTGCGCGCCCGGGACCTCGCAGCCGACCTATGTCGCGTGCCTGCGCAACTACCGGGTGCAGGCCCGGCACCTGGCGGCGCACCACGACGCGGTCACCGTCATCGGCGCGGGGGCGCGCGGCGAGTTCCGCGAGGAGGATCAGCTGTGCTGCGCCTGGATCGCGGAGCAGCTGCTGCGCCTGGGCCACGAGCCGGAGGACGAGAGGACGCGGGCCCTGGTCGAGCGCTGGAGCGGAGCGCCGGTGGAGGCCCTCCTCTGCAGCGCGAGCGTGGCCTACCTGCGACGCACCGGCCAGCTCGCGGACCTGGAGTTCGTGCTGTCCCACGTCGACGACGTCGGCGAGGTGTACCGCCGCTGCGGGCGCGAGCTCGTGCGCGCGCCCGTCCTCCCCCTTCCGCTCACCCGGTCGCTCGAACATGCGCAGGCGTGA
- a CDS encoding bleomycin resistance protein: MTVRATSLYPFAPSGPDFAQALALFAELGFAPEWQEGGYAGLRFGGAYFILQEHSGAQWAAQQMIVYEVEDLEAYAAALAQKQLPERFPGVQLRAPTDFPWGRELHLIDLAGVCWHVRQARR; encoded by the coding sequence ATGACGGTGCGCGCGACGTCCCTCTATCCCTTCGCCCCCTCGGGGCCCGACTTCGCGCAGGCGCTCGCGCTCTTCGCCGAGCTGGGCTTCGCGCCGGAGTGGCAGGAGGGCGGCTACGCCGGCCTGCGCTTCGGCGGCGCGTACTTCATCCTGCAGGAGCACAGCGGGGCGCAGTGGGCCGCGCAGCAGATGATCGTCTACGAGGTGGAGGACCTCGAGGCCTACGCGGCGGCGCTCGCGCAGAAGCAGCTGCCCGAGCGCTTCCCGGGAGTGCAGCTGCGAGCGCCCACCGACTTCCCGTGGGGCCGCGAGCTGCACCTCATCGACCTGGCCGGCGTGTGCTGGCACGTGCGCCAGGCGCGGCGCTGA
- a CDS encoding carboxylate--amine ligase, with translation MDLAPAPLDTSVPVVVLSTGYCGMGIARTLGRLGVRMHGVHRSADAPAAHSRYWRERLTWPFDPEREGALAWLIGIGRRIGARPILIPTDDRGSIFVNEHAGALREVFRFPEKPAGLARTLASKKSMYQLCKRLSIPTPETVFPRSRDDVAAYARAARFPVMLKGIDTVLLYERTGTRMVAVQSADELLSLYERMESPEAPNLMLQELIPGGSEQVWMFNGYFDAQSRCLFGLTGKKLRQYPAYAGVTSLGVCVANEAVARQTCELMRAVGYRGILDIGFKFDARTGEYKLLDVNPRVGATFRLFVDSAGMDVVRALYLDLTGQRVLPGRPLEGRKWIVEPYDLSSSVRYLRDGVIGPREWARSFRGLQEGALFAWDDLGPLFAAGGRSLSRGLRRLRAGMAPALPPRRRVQQLTEAHGAAVLQPARPRPSPLPAPAGTGGRRARPSGA, from the coding sequence GTGGACCTGGCCCCGGCGCCCCTGGACACCTCCGTCCCGGTGGTGGTCCTGTCCACGGGCTACTGCGGGATGGGCATCGCGCGCACCCTGGGGCGTCTCGGCGTCCGGATGCACGGCGTGCACCGCAGCGCGGATGCGCCCGCGGCCCACTCGCGCTACTGGCGGGAGCGGCTCACCTGGCCCTTCGACCCGGAGCGGGAGGGCGCGCTCGCGTGGCTGATCGGGATCGGCAGGCGCATCGGGGCGCGCCCCATCCTCATCCCCACCGACGACCGGGGCAGCATCTTCGTGAACGAGCACGCGGGCGCGCTGCGCGAGGTGTTCCGCTTCCCGGAGAAGCCCGCCGGCCTCGCGCGCACCCTCGCGAGCAAGAAGAGCATGTACCAGCTCTGCAAGCGGCTCTCGATCCCCACCCCCGAGACCGTCTTCCCGCGCTCGCGCGACGACGTGGCGGCGTACGCCCGCGCCGCGCGCTTCCCCGTGATGCTCAAGGGGATCGACACGGTCCTGCTCTACGAGCGCACCGGCACGCGGATGGTGGCCGTGCAGAGCGCCGACGAGCTGCTCTCGCTCTACGAGCGGATGGAGTCCCCCGAGGCGCCGAACCTGATGCTGCAGGAGCTCATCCCGGGAGGCTCCGAGCAGGTGTGGATGTTCAACGGCTACTTCGATGCGCAGTCCCGCTGCCTGTTCGGGCTCACCGGCAAGAAGCTGCGCCAGTACCCCGCGTACGCCGGCGTGACCAGCCTGGGCGTCTGCGTGGCGAACGAGGCCGTCGCGCGCCAGACCTGCGAGCTCATGCGGGCGGTGGGCTACCGCGGCATCCTGGACATCGGCTTCAAGTTCGACGCGCGCACGGGCGAGTACAAGCTCCTGGACGTCAACCCGCGGGTCGGCGCGACGTTCCGGCTCTTCGTCGACTCCGCCGGCATGGACGTCGTGCGGGCGCTGTACCTGGACCTCACGGGGCAGCGCGTCCTGCCGGGCCGTCCGCTCGAGGGACGCAAGTGGATCGTGGAGCCCTACGATCTCTCCTCCTCCGTGCGCTACCTGCGCGACGGGGTCATCGGCCCGCGCGAGTGGGCCCGCTCCTTCCGCGGGCTCCAGGAGGGCGCCCTGTTCGCGTGGGACGACTTGGGTCCCCTGTTCGCCGCAGGGGGGCGTTCGTTGAGCCGGGGACTGCGCAGGCTGCGCGCGGGCATGGCCCCGGCGCTGCCGCCACGCCGCCGGGTGCAACAGCTCACGGAGGCTCACGGGGCTGCGGTCCTCCAGCCAGCCCGTCCCCGGCCCTCCCCTCTGCCGGCGCCAGCGGGGACGGGGGGCCGGCGCGCGCGCCCCAGCGGCGCTTGA
- a CDS encoding DUF2256 and DUF3253 domain-containing protein: MSAPHPAEKPCLRCGRRITWRKKWERDWDAVRYCSTRCRSAGAPDDGLEAAILAALAARARGATCCPSEIARARWPADWRAHMEEVREAARRLVAQGRLHIVQGGRVVDPSDARGPIRLRLARGGPQASGDAAGQT; the protein is encoded by the coding sequence GTGAGCGCCCCGCACCCTGCCGAGAAGCCCTGCCTTCGCTGCGGCCGCCGCATCACCTGGCGCAAGAAGTGGGAGCGCGACTGGGACGCGGTGCGCTACTGCTCCACGCGCTGCCGGAGCGCAGGCGCGCCGGACGACGGGCTGGAGGCGGCCATCCTCGCGGCCCTGGCGGCGCGTGCGCGCGGGGCGACCTGCTGCCCCTCGGAGATTGCCCGCGCGCGCTGGCCCGCGGACTGGCGCGCGCACATGGAGGAGGTGCGCGAGGCGGCGCGCCGGCTCGTGGCGCAGGGGCGGCTGCACATCGTGCAGGGCGGCCGCGTGGTGGACCCCTCCGATGCGCGCGGTCCCATCCGGCTGCGACTCGCGCGCGGAGGCCCGCAGGCGTCCGGCGATGCCGCGGGGCAAACCTGA
- a CDS encoding NmrA family NAD(P)-binding protein, with translation MTQPIVALAGSTGDLGERLCKALVARGASVRALLRPEAAEADAARLLELGATPVRADPQDVAALATALEGASCVVSALNGLREVIVGRQGVLLDAAVRAGVPRFIPSDYAADFTKTRPGDNRNFDLRREFMARADRAPLQVTSILNGAFMDMLGREMPLIQPAIHRVLYWQDADQLLDFTAKDDVAAYTAAVATDARTAPRFLRIAGESLSARGLAAAVSEVSGERYRTLWAGNLATLGLMIRVAKRLAPQPDAVFPPWQGMQYSRDMFSGRGKLQPLDNARYPELRWTSVRQLLAQRPR, from the coding sequence GTGACTCAGCCCATTGTTGCGCTCGCGGGTAGCACGGGGGATCTCGGTGAGCGGCTGTGCAAGGCCCTGGTCGCACGCGGTGCCTCGGTGAGGGCGCTGCTGCGCCCGGAGGCTGCCGAGGCGGACGCAGCCCGGCTCCTCGAGCTCGGCGCCACGCCGGTGCGTGCAGACCCGCAGGACGTCGCCGCCCTGGCGACCGCGCTCGAGGGCGCCTCGTGCGTCGTCTCGGCGCTCAACGGGCTGCGCGAGGTCATCGTCGGGCGTCAGGGCGTGTTGCTCGATGCGGCGGTCCGGGCGGGCGTCCCGCGCTTCATCCCCTCCGACTACGCAGCGGACTTCACGAAGACGCGGCCGGGGGACAACCGCAACTTCGACCTGCGCCGGGAGTTCATGGCGCGCGCGGACCGCGCTCCCCTGCAGGTGACGTCCATCCTCAACGGCGCCTTCATGGACATGCTGGGCCGCGAGATGCCGCTCATCCAGCCCGCCATCCACCGCGTCCTCTACTGGCAGGACGCGGACCAGCTCCTCGACTTCACGGCGAAGGACGACGTCGCCGCGTACACCGCCGCCGTGGCGACGGACGCGCGGACGGCGCCGCGCTTCCTGCGCATCGCGGGCGAGAGCCTCAGCGCGCGCGGCCTCGCCGCGGCGGTGAGCGAGGTGAGCGGCGAGCGCTACCGCACGCTCTGGGCGGGAAACCTCGCCACGCTGGGACTGATGATCCGCGTCGCGAAGCGCCTTGCGCCCCAGCCCGACGCGGTGTTTCCGCCCTGGCAGGGCATGCAGTACTCACGCGACATGTTCAGCGGCCGGGGCAAGCTCCAGCCGCTCGACAACGCGCGCTATCCCGAGCTGCGCTGGACCTCCGTGCGGCAGCTGCTCGCGCAGAGGCCGCGGTGA
- a CDS encoding class I SAM-dependent methyltransferase — translation MQLLPFLEPSAAAPAARAYQASVNAQFAQEAGYWKGVYAQQSLAGLIYQLRHATALAWIDALALPPLSAVLEIGCGAALMSVALARRGHRVACIDASAEMVRQACTGVQEAGVSDRVTVHEGDAHALRFAAGSQRLVVALGVLPWLYSPALALAEMVRVLRPGGYVLLSSDNRLRLDHLLDPRRTPALAPARRLLRPLARALGVRRPAGLASLMTYRKLTRLLRGAGLEPLRHRTFGFGPFSLLGRPLLPGPLGIRLHQRLQALADRGVPVLRATGAQDLVLAHRV, via the coding sequence ATGCAGCTGCTCCCGTTCCTCGAGCCCTCCGCCGCAGCCCCGGCCGCCCGCGCCTACCAGGCGAGCGTGAACGCGCAGTTCGCACAGGAGGCCGGGTACTGGAAGGGCGTGTACGCGCAGCAGTCTCTCGCCGGCCTGATCTACCAGCTGCGCCACGCGACCGCGCTCGCGTGGATCGACGCGCTGGCGCTGCCTCCGCTCTCGGCCGTGCTGGAGATCGGCTGTGGCGCCGCGCTCATGTCGGTCGCGCTCGCCCGGCGCGGACACCGCGTGGCGTGCATCGATGCGAGCGCGGAGATGGTGAGGCAGGCCTGCACCGGGGTCCAGGAGGCGGGCGTGAGCGACCGGGTCACCGTCCACGAGGGCGACGCCCATGCGCTGCGCTTCGCCGCGGGCTCGCAGCGCCTGGTGGTCGCGCTCGGCGTGCTGCCCTGGCTGTACTCGCCGGCCCTGGCGCTCGCCGAGATGGTGCGCGTGCTGCGGCCGGGAGGCTACGTGCTCCTGAGCTCCGACAACCGCCTTCGCCTCGACCACCTGCTGGACCCCCGGCGCACGCCGGCGCTCGCCCCCGCCAGGCGCCTCCTGCGTCCGCTGGCGCGCGCGCTCGGAGTCCGCCGGCCCGCAGGCCTCGCCTCCCTGATGACGTATCGGAAGCTCACCCGGCTGCTGCGGGGCGCCGGGCTCGAGCCCCTCCGGCACCGGACCTTCGGCTTCGGGCCCTTCTCACTGCTCGGCAGGCCCCTGCTGCCGGGCCCGCTCGGGATCCGCCTGCACCAGCGCCTGCAGGCGCTCGCGGACCGCGGCGTCCCGGTGCTCCGGGCCACGGGGGCCCAGGACCTGGTGCTCGCGCACCGTGTGTAG
- a CDS encoding acyl-CoA-binding protein, whose translation MALPEDFASAQQRVKTLRTRPSNDTLLELYALYKQGTEGDVQGKRPGMLDLKGRAKFDAWTGMKGVGREEAMRRYVALVDRLLAS comes from the coding sequence ATGGCCCTCCCGGAAGACTTCGCGTCGGCGCAGCAGCGGGTGAAGACGCTCCGCACCCGTCCCTCCAACGACACGCTGCTGGAGCTGTACGCGCTCTACAAGCAGGGCACGGAAGGCGACGTGCAGGGCAAGCGCCCTGGCATGCTGGACCTCAAGGGCCGCGCGAAGTTCGACGCCTGGACGGGGATGAAGGGCGTGGGCCGCGAGGAGGCGATGAGGCGCTACGTCGCGCTCGTCGACAGGCTGCTCGCCTCATGA
- a CDS encoding HTTM domain-containing protein, giving the protein MPSPDVLARERPVRASWNPLAVSGTALPPNVLLAAKLIAVSFIATGQVQALPSPFLPFVAVLDGLPLQPVLQALFLTATTALLLNRAVRTCCLVLGATLFVALLSSRLYFENNRTFTACVLFLTGLYEPRQRHSLIRLQLVVLYFGAALNKVLDPDWRSGQFFENWVTHVLQYPGYARFSALLPPLALSALLDWLAIATEAALALGFLVPRLRRPAIVLGVLWHTGLLLITGRTFGMFYYALLSSYVAVAAWPRAPLTLLYTPARRGAGGLRSLLQRLDFDHALHWVRSDAAAARGPGVRANAYRGLAAYVAALRYTPATYFVLLLGVLMLRPLSQVYRSLLMKLA; this is encoded by the coding sequence GTGCCGTCCCCAGACGTGCTCGCGCGCGAGCGCCCGGTGCGGGCCTCCTGGAACCCGCTCGCGGTGAGCGGCACGGCGCTGCCGCCCAACGTCCTGCTCGCGGCGAAGCTCATCGCCGTGAGCTTCATTGCCACCGGGCAGGTGCAGGCGCTCCCCTCCCCCTTCCTCCCCTTCGTCGCCGTGCTGGACGGGCTGCCCCTCCAGCCCGTGCTCCAGGCGCTGTTCCTCACGGCGACGACGGCTCTGCTGCTCAACCGCGCCGTGCGCACCTGTTGCCTGGTGCTGGGCGCGACCCTGTTCGTCGCGCTCCTGTCGTCGCGCCTCTACTTCGAGAACAACAGGACCTTCACGGCCTGCGTGCTCTTCCTCACGGGCCTGTACGAGCCACGCCAGAGGCACTCGCTCATCCGCCTCCAGCTCGTCGTCCTGTACTTCGGTGCGGCGCTCAACAAGGTGCTGGACCCCGACTGGCGCTCCGGCCAGTTCTTCGAGAACTGGGTCACCCACGTGCTGCAGTACCCGGGCTACGCGCGCTTCAGCGCCCTGCTGCCCCCGCTGGCGCTCTCCGCCCTCCTGGACTGGCTGGCCATCGCCACCGAGGCGGCGCTCGCGCTCGGCTTCCTCGTGCCCCGGCTGCGGCGCCCGGCCATCGTCCTCGGAGTGCTGTGGCACACCGGGCTCCTGCTGATCACCGGCCGCACGTTCGGGATGTTCTACTACGCGCTGCTGAGCAGCTATGTCGCAGTGGCCGCCTGGCCTCGGGCACCGCTCACCCTGCTCTACACGCCGGCGCGCCGCGGGGCGGGCGGGCTGCGCTCCCTGCTGCAGCGCCTCGACTTCGACCACGCCTTGCACTGGGTCCGGAGCGACGCCGCCGCGGCGCGCGGGCCCGGCGTGCGCGCCAACGCCTACCGAGGCCTGGCCGCCTACGTGGCAGCCCTCCGGTACACGCCGGCCACGTACTTCGTCCTCCTGCTCGGAGTCCTGATGCTCCGTCCCCTCAGCCAGGTGTACCGCAGCCTCCTGATGAAGCTCGCCTGA
- a CDS encoding phosphosulfolactate synthase, translating to MDGMTKRHGTQQYLHLIGVRELPRLTSPFDPGYDPLTVEAHLAQSAHLMASLKISMACWLIADEATTRRKIAAARAHGVPTVTGGGPFEVAAAQGQLEAYLDLCAELGVTRIECGEGFTHLAGEPGAIVRRAHARGLAVQFELGKKHEGPFTEASLREALSLGRVWLDAGAEQLVVEARESARGVGAFGDDGSLRFEYVEPFAELFGLGRVIFEAPTKASQFAFLEHFGPQVQLGNVRLEELLRVEIFRRGLHSDAFALPNLRPAHP from the coding sequence ATGGACGGCATGACGAAGCGGCACGGCACCCAGCAGTACCTGCACCTCATCGGGGTGCGAGAGCTCCCGCGGCTGACCAGCCCCTTCGACCCGGGCTACGATCCCCTGACGGTCGAGGCGCACCTGGCGCAGAGCGCGCACCTGATGGCCTCGCTCAAGATCTCCATGGCCTGCTGGCTGATCGCCGACGAGGCCACGACGCGGCGGAAGATCGCAGCGGCGCGGGCCCACGGCGTTCCGACGGTCACCGGCGGGGGCCCCTTCGAGGTGGCGGCCGCCCAGGGGCAGCTCGAGGCCTACCTCGACCTGTGCGCGGAGCTGGGGGTGACGCGCATCGAGTGTGGCGAGGGCTTCACGCACCTGGCCGGTGAGCCGGGCGCCATCGTCCGGAGGGCCCACGCGCGGGGGCTGGCCGTGCAGTTCGAGCTCGGCAAGAAGCACGAGGGGCCCTTCACCGAGGCCTCCCTGCGCGAGGCGCTCTCGCTGGGGCGGGTCTGGCTGGACGCCGGCGCCGAGCAGCTGGTCGTCGAGGCGCGCGAGAGCGCGCGGGGAGTCGGGGCCTTCGGTGACGACGGGTCCCTGCGCTTCGAGTACGTGGAGCCCTTCGCCGAGCTGTTCGGGTTGGGGCGGGTGATCTTCGAGGCGCCCACCAAGGCGAGCCAGTTCGCCTTCCTCGAGCACTTCGGGCCGCAGGTGCAGCTCGGGAACGTGCGCCTGGAGGAGCTGCTGCGCGTGGAGATCTTCCGGCGCGGGCTCCACTCGGACGCGTTCGCCCTCCCCAACCTCCGTCCGGCCCACCCATGA
- a CDS encoding DUF1330 domain-containing protein, protein MTAFALAHLRSAQPHPEVFEYMERIQATLDPFGGRFRIHGAAPEVKEGTWQGTPVLIEFPTMAAARAWYDSPAYRHILPLRTRHLEGELLLIEGVGPDHDSARLAGELRALTSQVPSAAPSSVARP, encoded by the coding sequence ATGACCGCATTTGCCCTGGCGCACCTGCGCAGCGCCCAGCCCCACCCGGAGGTGTTCGAGTACATGGAGAGGATCCAGGCGACGCTGGACCCCTTCGGCGGGCGCTTCCGCATCCACGGCGCTGCGCCGGAGGTGAAGGAGGGGACCTGGCAGGGTACGCCCGTGCTCATCGAGTTCCCCACCATGGCGGCCGCGCGCGCCTGGTACGACTCGCCGGCCTACCGGCACATCCTCCCACTGCGCACGCGCCACCTCGAGGGCGAGCTCCTCCTCATCGAGGGCGTGGGGCCGGACCACGACTCGGCCCGCCTGGCCGGCGAGCTGCGCGCCCTCACCTCGCAGGTGCCTTCAGCGGCGCCGTCCTCGGTGGCCCGGCCCTGA